From Xenopus tropicalis strain Nigerian chromosome 3, UCB_Xtro_10.0, whole genome shotgun sequence, the proteins below share one genomic window:
- the cdkn2d gene encoding cyclin-dependent kinase 4 inhibitor D has product MLLQETSAGDRLTRAAARGDLLEVKRLLHEERIHPDCLNRFGKTALQVMMFGSTPVASELLKQGASPNIQDAYGTTPAHDAARCGFLDTLQVLVQHGAEINTPDASGSLPIHLALKAGHVPVITYLALISDLQHRDREGHTPSQLAAILDPRLASIFELST; this is encoded by the exons ATGTTGCTACAAGAGACCAGCGCCGGAGACCGCCTGACACGAGCGGCTGCCAGGGGAGACCTATTAGAAGTGAAGAGGCTTCTCCATGAAGAGAGGATCCACCCTGACTGCCTAAACCGCTTTGGCAAAACTGCTCTGCAG GTCATGATGTTTGGCAGCACCCCTGTTGCATCAGAGCTTTTGAAACAAGGTGCCTCTCCTAATATTCAAGATGCATACGGCACCACCCCTGCTCATGATGCAGCCCGTTGCGGATTCCTGGACACCTTACAAGTTTTGGTCCAGCATGGAGCGGAGATCAACACACCTGATGCCTCTGGCTCCCTACCTATACACCTAGCCCTTAAAGCAGGTCACGTCCCTGTTATTACCTACCTTGCTCTTATCTCCGACCTTCAGCATCGGGATCGGGAAGGGCACACGCCATCACAGttggccgccatcttggatcctCGCCTGGCTTCCATATTTGAGCTCAGCACATAG